The genome window GGCCGCCCGTGCAGATGTCCCCTGGGCAGCGCTGGGAGCAGGGCAACTCTGTACACTGCAGGCGATGCTGGTGTATCACCTTCCCGGAACCTTCGACACGCGAGACGATCACCTGGACCTGCTGTGGCAGGCCGGGGCCACCGGCCTGGAGGAGCGCGCGGGCGTGATCCGCGCCTACTTCGACGAGCAGACCCCCCTGCCCGAGGCGGTGCGCGACGGCGAGTGGCGCCAGGAAGCCGATCAGGACTGGCTGGCCGAGTTCAAGGCCAACCTCCGCCCGGTGGCGGCCGGGCGCGTGACCATCGTGCCGCCGTGGCTGCGCGCCGAGGTGAGCGCCCCGCAGGTGCCGCTGATCATCGAGCCGGGCATGGCCTTTGGCACTGGCCACCACGCCACCACCCGGCTGGCGGTGGAAGCCCTGAGCGCCCTGAACCTGAACGGCCGCACCGTGCTGGATGTGGGCACTGGCAGCGGCGTGCTGGCCATCGCAGCGGCGCTGCTGGGCGCGCGCTACGCCCTGGGGGTGGACATTGATCCCATCACCATTCCCATTGCCCGGGAAAACGCCGAGCTGAACGGGGTGCCGGCGGGCCGCAGCGCCTTTATGGAAGGCACCCTGGGCGACGAGCTGCCCGGCGACGTGGTGGAAGACGGCGTGTACGACGTGCTGGTGGCCAACCTGTACGCCGAACTGCACGACCTGCTGGCCGGGGCGTATGTGCCGCACCTGCGTCCGGGCGGCCCACTGATCCTGACCGGCATTCTGCTGGGCAAACTGCCGCTGGTGCGCGCGGCCCTGGCCCGCGAGGGCTTCACGGACGTGACCGTGCGCGAGGACGGCGAGTGGGCACTGGTCACCGCCCGCGCGGGCGCGTGAGCCCGGACCTGCCCCGCCACCGCCTGCGGGTGGGGGCACTGGGGCCCACGATGGTGCTGGGCCCGGGCGAGGCCCGCCACCTGCACGTGCTGCGCCTGCGCCCCGGGGACGAGGTGCGCGTGTTCGACGGCGGGGGCCAGGAAGCGCGCGCCACGCTGAGCGAGCTGGACGAGGGCCGCGCCGTGCTGACCCTGGGCGAGGCCGTCAGCGGCGCGGCCGAAACCCCCTTTCCCCTCACGCTGGGGGCCGCGCTGCTCAAGGGCGACAAGCTCTCGGACGTGGTGCGCGCCGCCACCGAACTGGGCGTGGCGCAGGTGCAGCTCCTGGTCACCGCCCGCGCCGATGTGCGCGAAATTGGGCCGCAGAAGCTGGAGCGCCTGAACCGCGTGGCCCAGGAAGCCAGCAAGCAGTCGCGCCGCGCGGTGGTGCCCCCGGTGCGCCCACCCGTGCCCCTGGCCGCCTTTCAGCCAGCCGGACAGGTGCTGGTGGCGCAGCCGGGCGCCGAGGCGCGCGTGGCCGACGTGGTGGCGTGGCACGGCCCACTGACGGTGATTACCGGCCCCGAGGGCGGCCTGACCGACGCCGAGGTGGCGGCCCTGAGCGCACGCGGCGCCCACGCAGTCACCCTGGGGCCCCGCATCCTGCGCGCCGAAACCGCGCCGGTGGCCCTGCTGGGGGCCATCGCGGCGCTGGGACAGTAAGGCGGGAACAGGCGGGGCCCGCTCAGGCGCTCAGGGCGGTCGGCACCAGCTGGCGCCAGGACTGCACGCTGCCCACCTGGGCAGTCACGAAGCGTTCCAGGGCGCGCCACAGCGCCGGGCGCTGCTCGGCACTCAGGGGGTGGGCCATGCTCTCGCGCACCGTGCGCCGCACCACACCCTGCAAGAAATCCAGCGCTTCGGCGGGGTAGGCGGGCAACGCGGCGCAGCGCGCGCACAGCAGCTGGCCGCCCAGGGGATCGGGGTGAGCGGGCGCCGGGGCCCCGCAGCGGGCGCAGCGGGCCGTCTGCGGCACAAAGCCGGCCAGGGCCAGCAGCTTGTAACTCATGACCAGCGCCACCCATTCGGGGTCGGGCTGGTGCGCCACGCCACGCAGGGCGCCGGCAAACAGCTCAAACGCCTGCTCGCTGAACTCGCCTTCCTGAAACAGCGCGTCGGCAAACTCGGCCATCAGGTGGGCAAAGGCGTAGCGCCCCGGCTGGGCCAGGCTGGGCAGCGCGCCTTCCAGCACCGCCTGCTGCACGGTCGCCAGGTCGTTGCCGGGGGTCTGGTAAATCTGCACGCCCACATGGTGAAACAGGTTCAGGCGGCTGGACAGCGGGCCGCGCACGCCACCGCGCGCAATGGCCTTGAGTTTGCCCTGCGGGGTCAGCAGGGTCACGATGATGTCGCCCGCCGGGGTCACCCGGCGCCGAATCACAATGCCACTGCGGTTGGCGCTGCGCGACCTCACGCCCGGCAGTCTAGCGCCGCGCGGTCGCAGGGGGCTGTGCCACGGTCCACCATCGGCGCGCCGGGCGCCCCCTACACTGCAAGGCCATGAGCGACCCGCGCAAGAAACACGACGAGCACAGCGCGCAGGATCTGCTGCGCGAACTGTTTCCAGACACCCACCGCGAACTGTTTGGCGACGGCCACGGCCCGGCGCGCGCCACCCTGGGTCTGTACGAGGTGGCCGATGGCCGCCTGGCGCTGGTGCACGGTGACCAGCTGGCCGAATTCACGCCCATTGAGCCCAAGGGCAACAACCCCCTGCACTGCGACCTGTGCCACTACACGCGCAGCCGCAGCGAGGCCGCACTGTACCGGGTGCATGTGGCGGCGCGGCGCACGCGCTACGTCACGCTGTGCCTGGGGTCGGCGGCCTGCGTGGCCCGGGCCGGTGAGCGCGCCCTGCTGAAGCTGGCCGGGCGCATCTTTCCCATTGAGCCTGTGGGGCCCGACGAACGTTGAATCGGGGGAAACGTTGAAGCGCGGTGAAGGCTGAACACCCCACACTGGTCCGGCCACACTAAAGCCAGAGGCACCCCACACAGGAGGTGCCTCTGACCTTGAAGACTGGGGTTACCAGCGGTCGTTGCGACGGCTGCCGCCGCCAGCGCCGCCACCGTACTCACTGACGGGAGCAGCTTTGGTCACGACAATGTTCTTGGCCTGGGGGCCCTTGCCGCGCTGACCTTCTTCGATTTCAAACTCGACTTCGTCGCCTTCGTTCAGCTTCTTGAAGCCGCTGGCCTGGATGGCGCTGAAGTGCGCGAAGACGTCGGGGCTGCCTTCAGTCTGAATGAAGCCGTAACCCTTTTCCGCGTTGAACCACTTTACTTTGCCTACTGCCATAATGCACTCCTTAGCTCTCAAGGGCGATCCGGGGCGCCCAGAATCTGCCTGCGCGCCCCTTCTCAATGTGCGTACCCAGGAAAACTATGAGAGCAGTTTAGGGGGGGATAGCCCAAAGCAAACGTGCCCTAGGTCACTTTTGACTCTGAGTGCGGGAATGTTAAGACCGGGCCCCTTGCCCCGGGAAGCTGCGCCCCCTACGGTCGGGGAACATGATGCCCTGGACAGAAATTGCCGCGCAGTTGCAGTTGCTCACCGGATTGCTGGTGGCAGCGGTGCTCAGCGGCCTGATCGGCTGGGAACGCGAGGCCCAGCGGGCCGGCGCGGGCCTGCGCACCCACATGCTGGTGGGGGTCAGCGCGGCGCTGTTCGTGGTGCTGGCTGAATCCCTGATTCGGCAGTTCGGCAATGACCACGCCGGGGTGCGCTTTGATGTGGTGGGTGTGCTGGCAGCGGTGGTCAGCGGCGTGAGTTTCCTGGGGGCGGGCACCATCTTTTCTTCCGGGCAGGGCCGGCAGATGCACGGCCTGACCACGGCGGCCAGCCTGCTGGCAACCGCCGGAGTGGGGGTGGCCTGCGGCCTGCACCTGTACGTGTTCGGGCTGGGGGCCACGCTGCTGTTTCTGTTCATCCTGCGCCCGCTGCACCGTCTGGCCGAGGGTGGCGGTGGACGCAACAGGGAAACAGGCGAGAACAGCTGAACGGCCCGCTTCCCAGCGCCACCACTGCAGCACCACTCGCCTGGGTGGGCAGAGGCCAACAGGGGGGCTGGTGACCCGGGCTCAAGTATTGTATACAGTATCCACAATGACCTCGTTTGAACGCCCCACCCTGGTGCGCGACGGTGTGTACGAACACCTGCGCCGCGCCGTGCTGGACGGCGTGCTGGCCCCCGGCGAACGCCTGGGCGAGGTGGAACTGGGGCAACAACTGGGCGTGTCGCGCACCCCCATCCGCGAGGCACTGATGCGGCTGGCCCAGGACGGCCTGCTGGTGGCCGAAGCGAACAAGGGAGTGCGGGTGCGCCTGCTGAGCGCCGCCGAGGCCCGCGACACCTACGTGGTGCGCGAGGAGTTGGACGGTCTGGCCGCCGCCCTGGCCGCGCAGCACCACACCCCGGCGGACGCCGCCGCGCTGCGTGCCGCCCTGGCCGAGCTGCACGCCGCGCCCGCCGACGACTACCGCGCCCAGACGCGCCTGGACCTTGCCTTTCACCGCGCCATCACGCACGCGGCCCAGAACGCCGCCCTGACACCCCTGGCCCGCGACCTGGAGCAGCGGGTGGCCCTGATCAAACACCAGACCCGCACCTACAACGCCCACCCCCAGACCGACGCGCAGCACGCCGCCCTGCTGGACGCAATTCTGGCGCGCGACCCCGGCGCCGCGCGCGAGGCGGCGCGCCTTCACGTCCGCACTTTCGCCGCCCTGGTGCCCCACGACCTCAATCAGTCGCTGTTGATCCCCGGATCAACCGAGCGAAGCGAGTAGCGAGAAAAGTGCCTCGCCCCGGAAATGGAAACGTTTCGGCACACTTCTGAACCGTTGAAATGCGGGGGCGAGGTACTGAGGAGAATGCCCATGATTGATCAGCTGTACCGCAAAGCCGTTCTGACCGTTGCCGGTCAGCAAGCCATCGAGAATGTCGTGCGCGCGCGCGGCTGGGGCATGGCCCAGCGCTTCGTGGCCGGCGAGACCCCCCAGACGGCCATTGCCGCCGTGCAGGAACTTCAGCAGGACGGCATTCTGGCCAACCTTGACCTGCTGGGCGAGTTCATTGAGTCGCCCGAACAATGCACCGCGTTTGCCGACAACGTGCTGACCATGATTGACGCGGCCCACGCGGCCGGCATTACGCCCTACGTGAGCATCAAGCTCTCCAGCGTGGGCCAGGGCAAAACCGTGGGGGGCGAGGACCTGGGCTTAAAGAACGCCCGGCGCATCATCGGGCGGGCGCGGCAATTTGGCGGCTTCGTGTGCCTGGATATGGAAGACCACCCCCGCGTGGACCAGACGCTGGCACAGTTCCGCACGCTGGTGGGCGAATTCGGGCATGGACACGTGGGCACGGTGCTGCAAAGCTACCTCTACCGCAGCGAGGCCGACCGCGCGGCGCTGGACGACCTGCAGCCCAACCTGCGGGTCGTGAAGGGCGCGTACCTGGAACCCGAGACGGTGGCCTACCCCGACAAGGCCGATGTGGACGCTGCTTACCGCCGCCTGGTGTACGCGCACATGACGGCTGGCAACTACGTGAACGTGGCCACCCACGACGAACGCCTGATTGACGACGTGAAGATGTTCGCGCTGGCACACGGCATTGCCAGGGACGCCTTTGAGTTCCAGATGCTGTACGGCATTCGCCGCGACCTGCAAAAGAGCCTGGTGAAAGACGGCTACCGCGTGCGCGCCTACATTCCCTACGGCCGCGACTGGTATCCCTACTTCAGCCGCCGCATTGCCGAGACGCCGCGCAACGCGATGTTCGTCATTCGCGGCATGCTCCGGGGCTAAGACGCGCTTGAATACGGTCATGTCCCTGCCGCCTGTTCATCCCCGCGCCATCAGTGGCCTGCGTAACTTCTTCCACGACTACTTTCAGGCGGTGCGCGAACTGGGGCTAGACCAGACGCCCGAGCAGCGGCGCCACCTGCCTGAATTCTTCCTGACCTTCAGCGAGCACAGCGCGCCCCCGCTGACCCTGCACATCTACCCGGACGGCGCGCTGCAGACCGCCGGGGCCCTGGAGGACAAGATCCGGGCGCTGTTCTCTCCCCGGCTTGAGCCCCATGTGCGCGCCACACTGCACGAGATCAGTGAACGCGAGGGCATGTACCAGGGGTTTCAGCGCGGCGGGCAAACGCTGTACCTGCACCCGGCGGCGCTGCGGCGCCTGAGCCAGTTGCCGGTGGCGCGCGACGCCTACGGCGTGATTCATCTGACGCTGCTGTGGGCGCATCTGGTGAGCTTCGGCCTGCTCGCGCTGCTCCTGCTGCTGGCCGAGGGCGGGTTCCTTGAAAATCTGCTGGTGGTTGGGTTTTACGGCGTCCTGCTGCTGATCTCGTACTTCCTGCTGACCCTGCCCCTGCGGCTGAGCGCTGTACAGAAGGCGCTGGGCGGGGGGCGCCAGCGCGCCTTTGCCGCCATTCTGGCGGACTGTCAGCCGGTCGGCCGCCGCGCCCTGGACGAGCATCTGGCCGCCGAACTGCCTGCCGGCGTGCTGACGCGCCTGAACCAGTTGCCCGAACGCCGCCCGCAGCCGCTGGACGTGCTGATCCGCGACGAGTGGCGCCTGGGCGAGTTGTGGGACCTGGCCCACCAGGCCGCGCACGATCTGGCCAAGGTGCCTGAAAGCAGCCCCGAGTTTTCCCGCCTGAGCACCCAGACCGAGGCGCTGCTGGACGACGTGGCGCAGGCCTTTGCGCTGGCCCAGCTGCCCGAACCCGAACAGGCCACCCGCCTGAACACCCTGCGCGAGCAGATCACCCGTCACGCCCAGGCGCTGGGGGTGGGCCGTCAGGCGCTGCTGCCTGAGCCCACTTCCGCCCAGCCCTCCCGCTGAGGACCAGCCAAAGGAGACCCCATGACGGAACCCAGACCGCACCTGCCCGCTTCTACTCCACCGGGCCTGATCGGCGTGACCGGCGCCCCCGGGAACGTGGGCACGCCGCTGGTGCGTGAACTGCTGCGCCGGGGCGCCCGGGTGCGGGTGCTGGCCCGCCGCCCGGAGGTGGCCCGGCGGGCCCTGGCCGATGTGGCCGGGCAGGTGGAGTTCGCGCCGCTGACCTTCGGGGAGCGCCCCACCTACCGCGCGGCCCTGCAGGGCGTGGAGAAGCTGTTCGTGCTGCGCCCACCGCAGCTGGGGCGCGTGACGCGCGACCTCGTGCCCGCGCTGGACGTGGCCCTGGGTGCGGGCGTGACCCACTTCGCGCTGCTGTCGCTGCAGGGCGCCGAGCGCCTGACCGTCACCCCCCACGCGCAGCTGGAAGCGTACCTGCGCGGCACCGGCGCCGACTGGACCTTCCTGCGCCCCGGCTTCTTTCTGCAGAACCTGACCACCACCCACCGGCCCGAACTGCGCCGGGGCGAACTGGCTGTGCCTGCTGGCCAGGGCCGCACCGCCTTCGTGGACGTGCGCGATGTGGCCGAGGCGGCGGCCGCAGTGCTCACCCAGCCGGGGCACGCGGGGCGGGCCTACGAACTGACGGGGGCCCAGGCGCTGACCTACGGCGAACTGGCCCGCATCTTCACGGAGGCGCTGGGCCGTCCGGTGCACTACACCGATCCCTCGCCGCTGGCCTTTTTCCGGCTGCTGCGGGCACGCGGCGTGGCGCCGGCCCAGATTCTGGTGATGGAAGCCATCTACGCCACGGCCCGCTTTGGCCTCGCCGCTCACGTCTCGGAGGACCTACCCCGCCTGCTGGGCCGCCCGGCCCGTACCGCACAGGCCTTCGCCCACGACCTGCCACACCTGCTGCAAGGAGACACCCCATGATCAAAGTTCAGGACTACCGCCCGCAGAGCTTCATTGACTTCACCCAGCCAGAGAACGTGGCCGCCTATGAGGCCGCGCTGAAGAAGGTGCGCGCCGAACTGGTGGGCAAGCACTACCCGCTCATCATTGACGGCGAGCGGGTGGACACCGCCGAGAAGCTGACCAGTCTGAACCCCTGCGACACCAACGAGGTGGTGGGCACCACCGCCAGGGCCACCCGCGAAGATGCCGAACGGGCCCTGCAGGGCGCCTGGACAGCGTTCGAGAGCTGGAAAAAGTGGGATATGGACGCCCGCGCCCGCATCCTGCTGAAAGCCGCCGCCATCCTGAAGCGCCGCCGCCTGGAAGCCTGCGCCCTGATGAGCATCGAGGTGGGTAAGAACTACGCCGAGGCCGATGTGGAGGTGGCCGAGGCCATTGATTTCCTGGAGTACTACGCCCGCAGCGCCATGAAGTACGCCGGGTTTGGCAGCAGCGAAACCACATGGTTCGAGGGCGAGGAAAACGGCCTGATGTCCATTCCGCTGGGCGTGGGCGTAAGCATCAGCCCCTGGAATTTTCCCTGCGCCATCTTTATCGGCATGGCAGCCGCGCCCATCGTGGCGGGCAACTGCGTGCTGGTCAAACCCGCCGAGGACGCCGGGCTGATTGCCGGGTTCATGGTGGACATCATGCTTGAAGCCGGGCTGCCCGCCGGGGTGCTGCAGTTCCTGCCCGGCGTGGGCAAGGACATCGGCGAGTACCTGACCACCCACGCCAAAACCCGCTTTATTACCTTTACCGGCAGCCGCGCCGTGGGCCTGCACATCAACGAGGTGGCCGCCAAGGTGCAGCCCGGGCAGAAGTGGATCAAGCGCGTGGTGATGGAACTGGGCGGTAAAGACGCCATGATCGTGGACGAAACCGCCGATCTGGACGTGGCGGTGACGGCCGCCGTGCAAGGGGCGTTCGGCTTCAACGGTCAGAAGTGCAGCGCCATGAGCCGCCTGATCGTGGTGGACGAGGTGTACGACGCGGTGGTGGGTGCTTTCGTGGAGCGCGCCCGGGCCCTGAAGGTGGGCACCGGCGAGGACAACGCCAATGTCACGGCCGTGGTGAACCAGATGAGCTTCGACAAGATCAGGGGCTATCTGGAACTGGCTCCGCGCGAGGGCACCGTGCTGCTGGGCGGCCAGGCCCCCGGCGAGTGCGGCGGCAAGCCGGGCTACTACATTGAGCCGACCATTGTGGGCGACGTGGCGCGGGATGCCCGCATGGCCCAGGAGGAAATCTTCGGGCCGGTGGTGTCGGTACTGCGGGCCAGAGACTGGCAGGACGCCCTGGATATTGCCAACGCCACCGAATACGGCCTGACCGGCGGGGTGTGCAGCAACCGCCGTGAGCGGCTGGAACAGGCCAGAAACGAGTTCGAGGTGGGCAACCTGTATTTCAACCGCAAGATCACCGGCGCCATCGTGGGCGTGCAGCCCTTCGGCGGCTACAACATGAGCGGCACCGATTCCAAGGCGGGGGGGCCGGACTACCTGGCCAACTTCATGCAGCTCAAGACCGTGACCGAGCGCTGGTAATCGGGAGCGTGCAGATGCTGGGGGCGCAGGCTCCCAGCGTTTTTTTGGCCCCGGGGGCGCCCTGGGCAGAGGCGCATCCAGCCGCCAGAGCTTCAAAAAAATCATCGTACGACGGCTGTGCCGGTTCCATAGCCACAACTTGACGCCCAGTCAGCCTGCGATCAGCTCCAGAGGCGCGCCCACTGCCCCCTTTTGGCTCTTTTTACACCCAGCCCACTGCGACCTAGACATGAGGCGGGCCGGGCGCTGGGCGCGCTCTACTATCCGCTCCAACCTTTCCGTTCTGCACGAACCCACACTGTTCGCCTCGCCGCTGCCTTGCCGTGGCGCCCGGCCCCCGTCTGTGCCCTGGCCCCCACGGCCCCGGGCCCCGCCCCCACTTTCCTGTCTGTCTGGAGCCCCCATGACCCACGCACGTTTCCTGCTGGCCGCCACCCTCGCCCTGACCCTCGCCGCCTGCGGGCAGCAGACCACGCCCGTGGCCGCTGCCCCGGCAGCCAGCGCACCCGCCGCCGAGGCGATTGCCGGGGCCTACCTCGTGGGGTTCAAGCAGGGCGCGGTGAGCGCCCAGGGCCTGAGTGCGCAGGCGCTGG of Deinococcus arcticus contains these proteins:
- a CDS encoding 50S ribosomal protein L11 methyltransferase, whose amino-acid sequence is MLVYHLPGTFDTRDDHLDLLWQAGATGLEERAGVIRAYFDEQTPLPEAVRDGEWRQEADQDWLAEFKANLRPVAAGRVTIVPPWLRAEVSAPQVPLIIEPGMAFGTGHHATTRLAVEALSALNLNGRTVLDVGTGSGVLAIAAALLGARYALGVDIDPITIPIARENAELNGVPAGRSAFMEGTLGDELPGDVVEDGVYDVLVANLYAELHDLLAGAYVPHLRPGGPLILTGILLGKLPLVRAALAREGFTDVTVREDGEWALVTARAGA
- a CDS encoding 16S rRNA (uracil(1498)-N(3))-methyltransferase, whose product is MVLGPGEARHLHVLRLRPGDEVRVFDGGGQEARATLSELDEGRAVLTLGEAVSGAAETPFPLTLGAALLKGDKLSDVVRAATELGVAQVQLLVTARADVREIGPQKLERLNRVAQEASKQSRRAVVPPVRPPVPLAAFQPAGQVLVAQPGAEARVADVVAWHGPLTVITGPEGGLTDAEVAALSARGAHAVTLGPRILRAETAPVALLGAIAALGQ
- the recO gene encoding DNA repair protein RecO, which gives rise to MRSRSANRSGIVIRRRVTPAGDIIVTLLTPQGKLKAIARGGVRGPLSSRLNLFHHVGVQIYQTPGNDLATVQQAVLEGALPSLAQPGRYAFAHLMAEFADALFQEGEFSEQAFELFAGALRGVAHQPDPEWVALVMSYKLLALAGFVPQTARCARCGAPAPAHPDPLGGQLLCARCAALPAYPAEALDFLQGVVRRTVRESMAHPLSAEQRPALWRALERFVTAQVGSVQSWRQLVPTALSA
- a CDS encoding cold-shock protein gives rise to the protein MAVGKVKWFNAEKGYGFIQTEGSPDVFAHFSAIQASGFKKLNEGDEVEFEIEEGQRGKGPQAKNIVVTKAAPVSEYGGGAGGGSRRNDRW
- a CDS encoding MgtC/SapB family protein, whose amino-acid sequence is MMPWTEIAAQLQLLTGLLVAAVLSGLIGWEREAQRAGAGLRTHMLVGVSAALFVVLAESLIRQFGNDHAGVRFDVVGVLAAVVSGVSFLGAGTIFSSGQGRQMHGLTTAASLLATAGVGVACGLHLYVFGLGATLLFLFILRPLHRLAEGGGGRNRETGENS
- a CDS encoding GntR family transcriptional regulator, yielding MTSFERPTLVRDGVYEHLRRAVLDGVLAPGERLGEVELGQQLGVSRTPIREALMRLAQDGLLVAEANKGVRVRLLSAAEARDTYVVREELDGLAAALAAQHHTPADAAALRAALAELHAAPADDYRAQTRLDLAFHRAITHAAQNAALTPLARDLEQRVALIKHQTRTYNAHPQTDAQHAALLDAILARDPGAAREAARLHVRTFAALVPHDLNQSLLIPGSTERSE
- a CDS encoding proline dehydrogenase family protein, with amino-acid sequence MIDQLYRKAVLTVAGQQAIENVVRARGWGMAQRFVAGETPQTAIAAVQELQQDGILANLDLLGEFIESPEQCTAFADNVLTMIDAAHAAGITPYVSIKLSSVGQGKTVGGEDLGLKNARRIIGRARQFGGFVCLDMEDHPRVDQTLAQFRTLVGEFGHGHVGTVLQSYLYRSEADRAALDDLQPNLRVVKGAYLEPETVAYPDKADVDAAYRRLVYAHMTAGNYVNVATHDERLIDDVKMFALAHGIARDAFEFQMLYGIRRDLQKSLVKDGYRVRAYIPYGRDWYPYFSRRIAETPRNAMFVIRGMLRG
- a CDS encoding SDR family oxidoreductase, whose protein sequence is MTEPRPHLPASTPPGLIGVTGAPGNVGTPLVRELLRRGARVRVLARRPEVARRALADVAGQVEFAPLTFGERPTYRAALQGVEKLFVLRPPQLGRVTRDLVPALDVALGAGVTHFALLSLQGAERLTVTPHAQLEAYLRGTGADWTFLRPGFFLQNLTTTHRPELRRGELAVPAGQGRTAFVDVRDVAEAAAAVLTQPGHAGRAYELTGAQALTYGELARIFTEALGRPVHYTDPSPLAFFRLLRARGVAPAQILVMEAIYATARFGLAAHVSEDLPRLLGRPARTAQAFAHDLPHLLQGDTP
- the pruA gene encoding L-glutamate gamma-semialdehyde dehydrogenase, with the protein product MIKVQDYRPQSFIDFTQPENVAAYEAALKKVRAELVGKHYPLIIDGERVDTAEKLTSLNPCDTNEVVGTTARATREDAERALQGAWTAFESWKKWDMDARARILLKAAAILKRRRLEACALMSIEVGKNYAEADVEVAEAIDFLEYYARSAMKYAGFGSSETTWFEGEENGLMSIPLGVGVSISPWNFPCAIFIGMAAAPIVAGNCVLVKPAEDAGLIAGFMVDIMLEAGLPAGVLQFLPGVGKDIGEYLTTHAKTRFITFTGSRAVGLHINEVAAKVQPGQKWIKRVVMELGGKDAMIVDETADLDVAVTAAVQGAFGFNGQKCSAMSRLIVVDEVYDAVVGAFVERARALKVGTGEDNANVTAVVNQMSFDKIRGYLELAPREGTVLLGGQAPGECGGKPGYYIEPTIVGDVARDARMAQEEIFGPVVSVLRARDWQDALDIANATEYGLTGGVCSNRRERLEQARNEFEVGNLYFNRKITGAIVGVQPFGGYNMSGTDSKAGGPDYLANFMQLKTVTERW